One Electrophorus electricus isolate fEleEle1 chromosome 13, fEleEle1.pri, whole genome shotgun sequence DNA segment encodes these proteins:
- the ero1a gene encoding ERO1-like protein alpha, with protein sequence MSSAIHRCFCKVTGSLDDCACDVETIDSFNNRKLFPQLQKLLSSDYFRFYKVNLNNPCPFWTDSGHCGLRDCAVKPCTPNEIPEGLKSSSYKYSLEGNRDTEDCEMAEKLGAVNSSLSDETRLALLDWNRYDDEADRFCMHDDEDSPDSQYVDLLLNPERYTGYKGLEAWKIWNSIYEENCFKPYSVKRPLDPLVSNRGDGEGRGFYQWLEGLCVEKRAFFRLVSGLHASINVHLSARYMLDDNWYERRWGPNVTEFQLRFDEELTKGEGPKWLRNLYFLYLIELRALAKVLPFFERPSLHLYTGQTQQDRKNKELLLELLHMAKSFPLHFDETTLFAGDKKEADKLKNDFKLTFKNISRIMDCVGCFKCRLWGKLQTQGLGTALKILFSEKQIEALHQSSSIKPSFQLSRQEIVALFNAFGRISTSIRELENFRLLLSELNQ encoded by the exons ATGAGTTCCGCCATACACAGGTGTTTTTGCAAG gtAACTGGGAGTTTGGACGACTGCGCCTGTGATGTCGAGACGATCGATAGTTTCAACAACAGGAAACTCTTCCCTCAACTTCAAAAACTACTTTCGTCTGATTATTTCCGATTCTATAAG GTGAATCTGAATAATCCGTGTCCATTCTGGACAGACAGTGGCCACTGCGGTCTAAGGGACTGTGCGGTTAAACCATGCACTCCT AATGAGATACCTGAAGGTCTCAAATCCAGCAGCTACAAG TATTCATTGGAGggcaacagagacacagaggattGTGAAATGGCTGAGAAGCTTGGAGCTGTCAACAGCTCTCTAAG TGATGAGACCCGCCTGGCTCTCCTTGACTGGAACAGATATGATGATGAGGCTGATCGCTTCTGCATGCATGATG ACGAGGACTCTCCAGATTCGCAGTATGTGGACCTCCTCCTGAACCCTGAGAGATACACAGGTTACAAGGGTCTTGAGGCCTGGAAAATATGGAATAGCATATATGAAGAGAACTGTTTTAA ACCTTACTCAGTTAAGCGACCACTGGATCCTCTGGTGTCTAACAGGG GAGATGGTGAAG GAAGGGGATTTTACCAGTGGCTGGAGG gtctgtgtgtggagaagagggCTTTCTTCAGGCTGGTATCAGGACTGCATGCCAGCATTAATGTGCACCTAAGTGCCAGGTATATGTTGGATG ATAACTGGTATGAGAGGAGGTGGGGTCCCAATGTTACGGAGTTCCAGCTGAGATTTGATGAAGAACTGACAAAAGGGGAGGGGCCAAAGTGGCTCCGTAATCTTTACTTCCTGTACCTGATTGAGCTCCGTGCACTGGCTAAAGTCCTACCTTTCTTCGAGCGACCCTCGCTTCACCTGTACACTGGCCAGACACAACAGGACAGAAAGAATAAAGAACTGCTATTGGAGCTCCTCCACATGGCCAA GTCTTTCCCACTTCATTTTGATGAAACCACTCTCTTTGCCGGAGATAAGAAAGAAGCCGATAAACTAAAg AATGATTTCAAACTGACTTTTAAGAACATATCCAGGATCATGGACTGCGTAGGATGCTTTAAGTGTAGGCTCTGGGGCAAGCTACAG ACCCAAGGCTTAGGTACTGCTCTTAAGATCCTTTTCTCAGAGAAGCAGATAGAAGCTCTGCATCAGTCCAGCAGCATCAAACCATCATTCCAGCTCAGTCGGCAGGAGATTGTTGCCCTCTTCAATGCCTTTGGGAG AATCTCAACAAGCATTAGAGAACTGGAGAACTTCCGGCTACTGTTATCAGAACTCAACCAATGA